From the Euphorbia lathyris chromosome 6, ddEupLath1.1, whole genome shotgun sequence genome, one window contains:
- the LOC136232999 gene encoding uncharacterized protein, with protein MPICKITDDASTSGGASDNGIDIFYRTYGHGPTKVLLIIGLAGTHDSWGPQIKGLTGSDMPNDRELSRLDRNTDEVGDNGGYSGFEVCAFDNRGMGCSSIPTKKSQYTTRIMANDAIALMDHLGWEQAHIFGHSMGAMIACKLAAMAPERVLSLALLNVTGGGFECFPKLDRKTLSVAIRFLKAKTPEQRAAVDLDTHYSDEYLEEYVGSKKRRAILYQEYVKGISSTGMQSSCGFDGQINACWTHKITRKEIGRMLSAGFLVSVIHGRHDIIAQIYYARRLAEKLQPVAKMVDLHGGHLVSHERTEEVNQALLDLIRAAEAKINPHEWTNLSQRKPSFLERRMLLLRRTTTEGENNTNSTYGMIDKLQACLLYIFSLFMLVFEHARKAQRRLRPAKIEPSLCQ; from the exons ATGCCGATTTGTAAGATTACTGACGACGCCTCCACCTCTGGCGGAGCTTCCGATAACGGCATTGATATTTTCTACAGAACCTATGGTCATGGCCCAACTAAAGTCCTTCTTATAATTG GATTGGCTGGGACACATGATTCTTGGGGTCCGCAGATTAAGGGACTAACCGGCTCTGATATGCCTAATGATCGTGAATTGAGTAGACTTGATCGGAATACTGATGAAGTAGGTGATAATGGCGGATATAGTGGTTTCGAGGTCTGTGCTTTTGATAACCGTGGTATGGGTTGCAGCTCTATACCTACCAAAAAATCGCAATATAC AACAAGAATAATGGCAAATGATGCAATTGCTTTAATGGATCATCTAGGCTGGGAACAAGCCCATATATTTGGTCATTCAATGG GTGCTATGATAGCTTGCAAGTTAGCAGCAATGGCGCCTGAAAGAGTTCTTTCTTTGGCATTACTTAACGTGACCGGTGGAGGTTTTGAATGCTTTCCAAAG CTTGACCGCAAAACTCTATCAGTTGCAATCCGTTTCCTGAAGGCAAAGACTCCTGAGCAAAGGGCAGCTGTTGACTTGGATACCCACTACTCAGATGAATATCTTGAGGAGTATGTTGGTTCTAAAAAGAGGAGAGCCATTTTATATCAA GAATATGTAAAAGGTATATCATCGACCGGGATGCAATCTAGTTGTGGTTTTGATGGTCAAATCAATGCTTGTTGGACACATAAGATTACACGAAAAGAAATTGGAAGGATGCTTTCTGCTGGATTTCTTGTATCAGTCATACATGGCAG GCATGATATCATTGCTCAGATATATTACGCTAGGAGACTCGCAGAGAAGCTGCAGCCAGTTGCTAAGATGGTAGATCTCCATGGTGGTCATTTAGTGAGTCATGAGAGGACAGAAGAG GTCAATCAAGCTCTTCTCGACTTGATCAGGGCAGCTGAAGCAAAGATTAACCCACATGAGTGGACCAATTTGTCCCAGAGAAAACCTA GCTTCTTAGAGAGAAGGATGTTGTTACTCAGAAGGACAACTACAGAAGGCGAAAACAATACGAATTCAACATATGGCATGATAGATAAGCTACAAGCATGCTTATTATATATCTTTAGCCTGTTCATGTTGGTATTTGAGCACGCACGGAAGGCACAAAGGCGTCTTAGACCAGCAAAAATAGAGCCTTCACTTTGTCAATGA